The Candidatus Hydrogenedentota bacterium sequence TGATTTTGTTCCGCATGCTGCAGAAATTAAAACCACTTACGAAGCCGGAAGTAACAAATTGGTAAGCATGCACGATGGTTCGCTTATCAAACTCAACAAACTTCAAGCAGACTGGGACCCAACCAATCGGGATTCTGCAGTCCATGCATTGCATGAAGCAAATTCGAAAGGTGAAATTTTGACCGGATTAATTTATATCAATGAAGAAAGTCAGGACTTACATCA is a genomic window containing:
- a CDS encoding 2-oxoacid:ferredoxin oxidoreductase subunit beta; the encoded protein is DFVPHAAEIKTTYEAGSNKLVSMHDGSLIKLNKLQADWDPTNRDSAVHALHEANSKGEILTGLIYINEESQDLHQLLNTSKKPLNTLSEKQLCPGPEALMDINQGLR